In Candidatus Neomarinimicrobiota bacterium, one DNA window encodes the following:
- a CDS encoding ABC transporter permease: MGWFIILVKELTDMLRDRRTIFMMVVMPLMVIPLLMTTAIKLTQSQVEKAKDKELRVAVIGETAAPELFERLSKEENFFLVTMTNADSARAMTAEQTLDGVVIIPQHFSEFVEGDKQATIRLIFKSSESLNAARRRIEAIIDQYDREIVNERIGRLQLDETIFDAIAIEREDVASTEERFAEVAGGYLPYIFIIFGFMGSIYPALDLGVGEKERGTLETILSSPASRFDIVMGKFIVIVLFSISTALLALFGVLFMVYLLPKTEMDVAGVVMDMMGPRSIFLIMSMVLPVAAFFAAVSLAISVFAKSFKEAQSMIAPLNIIIILPAMVGMLPGFKLGFVTAAIPILNLSLATKAILGGKANPILIAEVYLSLFLLAGVAIYGCVKWFNREETLFRS; encoded by the coding sequence ATGGTGGTCATGCCTCTGATGGTGATTCCCCTCCTCATGACAACTGCCATAAAACTAACACAGTCACAAGTAGAAAAGGCAAAGGATAAGGAGTTGAGAGTAGCTGTCATTGGTGAGACAGCAGCGCCCGAGTTGTTTGAAAGATTATCTAAAGAGGAGAATTTCTTTCTTGTCACCATGACAAATGCAGACAGTGCCCGTGCAATGACGGCCGAACAGACGCTGGATGGCGTTGTCATCATTCCTCAGCATTTCTCTGAGTTTGTAGAAGGAGACAAGCAGGCTACGATTCGGCTTATCTTCAAGTCATCGGAGTCGCTCAATGCTGCGCGCCGTAGGATTGAAGCTATTATTGATCAGTACGACCGAGAGATTGTTAATGAAAGAATTGGTCGGTTGCAACTCGATGAGACCATTTTCGATGCAATTGCAATTGAAAGAGAGGATGTGGCATCCACTGAAGAACGATTCGCTGAAGTTGCGGGCGGATACTTACCATACATATTTATTATTTTTGGGTTTATGGGATCTATATACCCCGCATTGGATTTGGGTGTAGGGGAAAAGGAGAGAGGTACCCTTGAGACAATTCTATCTTCGCCGGCCAGCAGGTTTGATATTGTAATGGGGAAATTTATTGTGATTGTACTTTTCAGTATCTCCACGGCCCTCCTTGCCCTTTTTGGAGTATTGTTCATGGTATATCTTCTCCCAAAGACTGAAATGGATGTAGCAGGAGTGGTAATGGATATGATGGGTCCTAGATCAATATTTCTCATCATGAGTATGGTGCTGCCTGTAGCCGCATTTTTCGCCGCTGTGAGCCTGGCTATTTCCGTCTTTGCCAAATCCTTTAAAGAGGCCCAGAGTATGATAGCACCTCTAAACATTATCATTATCTTACCGGCAATGGTGGGTATGCTTCCCGGATTCAAGCTGGGGTTTGTTACAGCGGCCATACCTATCCTTAATCTTTCCTTGGCAACAAAAGCTATTTTGGGCGGGAAGGCAAATCCAATACTTATTGCCGAGGTGTATCTTTCTCTCTTTTTGTTGGCTGGTGTTGCAATTTATGGATGTGTGAAATGGTTCAACCGAGAAGAGACATTGTTCAGGTCATAA
- a CDS encoding formylglycine-generating enzyme family protein: MKNKKTFFGFQISNFGSYILPLVSFFLFGGCNNEVSLKLEFGKMALIPAGTFVMGGNSNQSGPDEFPRHKVQVDSFYMDVHEVTNRQFKGFVENTGYITIAEREIDWEDMKKDLPNGTPKPSDEIFKPGSVVFKATNEPVPLNDETQWWEWKIGANWKQPEGPGSSIKDKMDHPVVHVAWDDAVAYAQWAGKRLPTEAEWEWAAYGGLDNPIYPWGDTPASKSVSKANFWQGQFPYKNSSKDGFYGSAPVMSYIPNGYGLHDMAGNVWEWCADLYHYESYLMDSRNDVCINPTGPEASLDPREPFATKRVMRGGSFLCNDSYCSGYRVSRRMSSSQDTGLNHTGFRCVKSAG, translated from the coding sequence ATGAAAAATAAAAAAACATTCTTTGGCTTTCAGATATCCAATTTTGGATCCTATATACTTCCTTTAGTTTCATTCTTCTTGTTCGGGGGTTGTAATAACGAAGTTTCTCTCAAGCTCGAATTTGGTAAAATGGCTCTTATACCGGCTGGAACTTTTGTTATGGGTGGCAACAGCAACCAGTCCGGCCCGGATGAATTCCCACGTCATAAAGTACAGGTGGACAGCTTTTATATGGATGTACATGAAGTAACAAATAGGCAGTTCAAAGGATTTGTTGAAAATACAGGCTATATCACGATTGCTGAGAGAGAAATTGATTGGGAAGATATGAAAAAAGATCTGCCAAATGGTACGCCAAAGCCATCAGACGAAATTTTTAAACCTGGATCTGTCGTTTTCAAAGCCACAAATGAGCCTGTGCCACTCAATGATGAGACGCAATGGTGGGAATGGAAAATCGGCGCCAATTGGAAACAGCCAGAAGGACCTGGCAGTAGCATAAAGGATAAGATGGACCACCCAGTAGTACATGTGGCCTGGGATGATGCTGTGGCATATGCCCAGTGGGCCGGAAAGAGGCTTCCTACAGAAGCCGAATGGGAATGGGCCGCCTATGGCGGATTAGACAATCCCATTTATCCATGGGGAGACACACCTGCATCTAAATCTGTATCTAAAGCCAATTTTTGGCAGGGGCAGTTCCCCTATAAGAACTCCTCTAAAGATGGTTTTTATGGCAGTGCTCCGGTCATGTCCTACATTCCAAACGGTTATGGATTGCATGATATGGCCGGCAACGTATGGGAGTGGTGCGCCGATTTGTATCATTATGAGTCCTACCTGATGGATTCAAGAAATGATGTATGTATTAATCCAACAGGACCAGAAGCATCACTTGACCCCAGAGAGCCATTTGCGACAAAACGTGTGATGCGGGGTGGTTCTTTTTTATGTAATGACAGCTACTGTAGTGGTTATCGTGTCTCCAGGCGTATGAGTTCCAGTCAGGATACAGGTCTGAACCACACTGGATTTCGGTGTGTTAAATCAGCTGGTTAA